The Candidatus Thermoplasmatota archaeon DNA window AGAAGTGCCATAGAAAAATCTGCTGTCTCTCTTTCGACAGGCAGTCCAGACGAGCCTGTAACCGCGGATGTGAAAAGACTCATACGTCTTCCGGGCTCATTGCATGGAAAAACAGGGTTAAAAGTACAGGCAGTGAAAATGGATGAAATAGATGAATTCAATCCACTGAATGATGCTGTCGTGTTCGGGGAAGATTCGATTAAAATAGAAATCACAAAACCGGTAAATATAAAGATGAAGGGAGAAAATTTCAATTTGCCTATTGGAGAAGCGGAAGTTCCAGAATACCTAGCTGTTTTTTTAATCGGTAGAGGAATGGCTACTTTCTAGTACTTTATTCCGAAGTAGCTTCCTGCTGCCGCACATGGCTACAACAATGTATATCGAGTATTCTCCCTCTTTTGCTTCGTGAGGATATTCCGTTGCATCAAAGGGGGTATGTCCGTCTACCATTGCACAATCCTTATATAAGCACGTTTATTTTGAGGTTCAATGCTGGAAGGATTGGGAGATGCCCTGCGAGGCACGCTCAAGAAGATTGCAAACGCCCCTCACGTCGACGCTTCCCTGATTAAAGAAGTCACAAGGGACATTCAGCGTGCCCTCATTCAGGCAGACATGAACGTTGCCCTTGTACTAAAAATTTCTAAGAAAATTGAGAAAAGAGCCCTGGAAGAAAAGCCCCTGCCCGGGATGAGCAACCGCGAGCATGTGATCAGAATAGTTCACGATGAGCTTTCATCAGTGCTGGGAAAGGGAAGAGAACTGCCTCTGAAGAAACAGGTAATTATGATGGTTGGGCTCTACGGACAGGGAAAAACGACGACATGTGGAAAACTTGCAAAATATTTTCAGAAGAAAGGGTTGCGACCGGCGCTCATCGCCGGCGACGTGCACCGCCCTGCCGCATATGACCAGCTGAAACAGACAGCCGATAAAATAAATGTGCCTGTTCATGGTAATGGAAAAGATGCCGTCAAGGTTGTAAAAGAAGGGCTGGAGAAGCTGAAAAAATATGATGTTATCATTGTTGACACCTCGGGCAGACACAGCCTCGAAGACGATTTGATAAAGGAGATGAAAAAAATCTTTAAAGTCTCCAGGCCGGATGAAAAAATCCTGGTCATGGACGCCTCGACGGGGCAGCAGGCAGGTCCCCAGGCAAAAGCTTTCAACGATACCATCGGCATAACCGGCGTTATACTTACAAAAATGGACGGCACCGCCAAAGGAGGAGGAGCAATATCTGCCGTCGCAGAAACAGGGGCACCGATACTGTATGTTGGGGCAGGAGAGCATCTTGATGACCTGGAAAAATTTGATGCCACCCGTTTTCTATCCCGTTTGCTGGGGATGGGGGACATCCAGGGCTTGCTTGAAAAGGCGGAAGAGATTGCAAAACAGAAAGGGAAAGGCAGGTTCGAAAAAAGCGCCCGCCAGATAATGTCCGGCAGGTTTACACTGAAAGAGATGTACGAGCAGATGGAAATGGTGTCCGGCATGGGATCCCTCAGCAAAATAGCGGAGATGCTTCCTGGAGGGCTTGGGCAGAAAATGAAAGGGACAGATATGCACCAGACGCAGGAAAAACTGAAAAAATTCCATACACTCATGGATTCAATGACAGAAAAAGAGATGGAAGAGCCCCACCTCATAAAATCTTCCCGCATGAATAGAATAGCACGGGGGGCAGGACTGGAAGTAAAAGACGTGAAAGAATTACTGAAATATTACAATACGTCAAAGAAAATGATGAAGGGCCTGTCAAATAAAAAGATGCAGCGCCGTTTGATGCAACAGTTGAAGTTTAGTTAAAATGTCAACCGGGAAGGAAATAAGCATTGCAGGCGGTGAGGTAAAAAACATAGCAGTTTCATCTGGATGCACTTTTCCTTACGATTATCCTACCGAAACCAAATTTGGGTAAAGCCAAAATAAAGAAAAGATAAGCCACAATAAGTCCCGAATTTTGGATGACTATTGATACGTGAGCATCTTTTGAGCTTTGTTTTGGTTGTGTAATCCAATGATGGAAATTTTTCTGGACTGCACGCTGAGCGAAAGGTTTATAAAGTATAGTTAATATTATGTTAAGTAAAGTTAACAAAAAGTGAAGTAAAATGGTAAAAAAAGAAGAATTAAGGCAAAACTGGGAAAAGATTAACAGCCAATTGGAAGAGGCAGAAAGATTTTTGAAAGAGGGTAAATTAGATGAGGGTTTGTACTTCATATGGCTTGCAGCCGAGAATATTGTAAATAATCTAAAAGTTGCAATAAATGGCTTCTATTTGAAAGACCATAAAGCTAAAACAGACATACTAAAAGATTATTTTGCTACAGGCGCGCTAAAAAAAGATTATTC harbors:
- a CDS encoding signal recognition particle protein Srp54 — its product is MLEGLGDALRGTLKKIANAPHVDASLIKEVTRDIQRALIQADMNVALVLKISKKIEKRALEEKPLPGMSNREHVIRIVHDELSSVLGKGRELPLKKQVIMMVGLYGQGKTTTCGKLAKYFQKKGLRPALIAGDVHRPAAYDQLKQTADKINVPVHGNGKDAVKVVKEGLEKLKKYDVIIVDTSGRHSLEDDLIKEMKKIFKVSRPDEKILVMDASTGQQAGPQAKAFNDTIGITGVILTKMDGTAKGGGAISAVAETGAPILYVGAGEHLDDLEKFDATRFLSRLLGMGDIQGLLEKAEEIAKQKGKGRFEKSARQIMSGRFTLKEMYEQMEMVSGMGSLSKIAEMLPGGLGQKMKGTDMHQTQEKLKKFHTLMDSMTEKEMEEPHLIKSSRMNRIARGAGLEVKDVKELLKYYNTSKKMMKGLSNKKMQRRLMQQLKFS